The following coding sequences are from one Acidimicrobiia bacterium window:
- the hemW gene encoding radical SAM family heme chaperone HemW, protein MHRPDSGSGHDGPVTAIPPTPFGVYLHIPFCAARCDYCSFATWTDRHHLTEAYLEACRLDADQLVAAGMPAATSIFVGGGTPSMVPAADLVAVLKRVPRTAEAEVTVECNPDTVTAELLDTYRAGGVNRLSFGVQSTSPHVLAALGRTHDRANVERSVALARASGFETFNLDVIYGGAGETMADWCQTLADVVALEPPHVSAYALTVEAGTALAADPARHPDDDDQADKYLAATEQLGAAGLDWYEISNWARPGHECRHNLLYWTMGEYQGIGCASHSHRQGRRFWNLRTPDRYLEAVRDGATVEAADERLDPPDRALEALQLSLRTRHGVPAGALGLVPEELAGLVEPHPSEPERVVLTVPGRLLANEVALRLVV, encoded by the coding sequence CTGCACCGGCCTGATTCCGGTAGTGGCCATGATGGGCCGGTGACGGCGATCCCTCCGACGCCGTTCGGTGTGTACCTCCACATTCCGTTTTGCGCGGCACGCTGCGACTACTGCTCTTTTGCCACCTGGACCGACCGACACCACCTCACCGAGGCCTACTTGGAGGCCTGTCGCTTGGATGCCGACCAACTGGTGGCGGCGGGTATGCCGGCGGCCACATCTATCTTTGTGGGCGGTGGCACACCGTCGATGGTTCCCGCCGCCGACCTCGTTGCCGTGCTCAAGCGTGTGCCGCGTACCGCCGAGGCCGAGGTGACCGTGGAGTGCAATCCCGACACGGTGACCGCCGAATTGCTCGACACCTACCGGGCGGGTGGGGTGAACCGACTGTCGTTTGGTGTCCAATCCACTTCGCCGCACGTACTGGCGGCGCTTGGCCGCACCCACGACCGGGCCAACGTGGAGCGATCAGTGGCCTTGGCGCGAGCGTCGGGCTTCGAAACCTTCAACCTGGATGTGATCTACGGCGGGGCGGGGGAGACCATGGCCGACTGGTGCCAGACCTTGGCCGATGTGGTGGCGCTGGAGCCGCCGCATGTTTCCGCCTATGCGCTCACTGTGGAAGCGGGGACCGCCCTTGCCGCCGATCCGGCCCGGCACCCCGACGACGACGATCAGGCCGACAAGTACTTGGCGGCCACCGAACAACTGGGGGCGGCCGGGCTGGATTGGTACGAGATCAGTAACTGGGCCCGGCCGGGGCATGAGTGTCGCCACAACCTGTTGTACTGGACGATGGGCGAGTATCAGGGGATCGGGTGCGCCTCGCACTCCCACCGCCAGGGCCGTCGCTTCTGGAACCTTCGCACACCAGACCGCTACCTCGAAGCGGTGCGCGATGGAGCAACGGTGGAAGCCGCCGATGAGCGCCTGGATCCGCCCGATCGGGCTCTGGAGGCGTTGCAGTTGTCGTTGCGGACGCGCCACGGCGTTCCGGCAGGAGCGCTCGGGTTGGTGCCAGAAGAACTCGCGGGCCTAGTGGAACCTCACCCCAGTGAGCCTGAGCGGGTGGTGTTGACGGTGCCGGGGCGCCTGTTGGCCAACGAGGTGGCGCTTCGTTTGGTGGTGTGA
- a CDS encoding CpaF family protein, giving the protein MESDPGPLEAIERAVQEQAKDISLEMTTPTGHTKLQDLIDSEITRWSLDHRRGLRPYDLNNPLAIADRAFRNLAGYGPLGPLLDDDDVWEIMVNAPDSIFVKRHRGPSGYHDEAFHDDDHVIRTLTKILDDASTSHRKLDPAEGLQDAQLDDGARLHIVHGDISRGGHIMVNIRKFTGVAYRQLHQLVERSMLTTQAANFLTACVNAQLTIVIAGAPGSGKTTLMSCCAAELDPSLRVVIAEEVFEADVPLPNVASMQTRAGRPDRPAVDLRRLVAGFLRMAPDVAIVGEVRDREALPLLLTLSSGVKGFTTIHAGSARQALTRLRFICQLSDSSSELPLTALNTLVSESIDVVVHCGRGADGPRVTEIIAVEDLAGGPEAAQFTVTQVFDRPGTGQELHWSGNVPVRIARALAESGADLHSLLQGRPGVSP; this is encoded by the coding sequence GTGGAATCTGACCCCGGCCCCCTCGAAGCAATCGAGCGGGCCGTCCAGGAACAAGCCAAAGACATCTCCCTCGAGATGACCACCCCCACTGGCCACACCAAACTCCAAGACCTCATCGATAGCGAAATCACCCGCTGGTCCCTCGACCACCGACGCGGCCTCCGCCCCTACGACCTCAACAACCCCCTCGCCATCGCCGACCGCGCCTTCCGGAATCTCGCTGGCTACGGCCCCCTCGGCCCCCTTCTCGACGACGACGACGTCTGGGAAATCATGGTCAACGCCCCCGATTCAATTTTCGTGAAACGCCACCGAGGCCCCTCCGGCTACCACGACGAGGCGTTCCACGACGACGACCACGTCATCCGCACACTCACCAAAATCCTCGACGACGCCTCCACCTCCCACCGCAAACTCGACCCCGCCGAAGGCCTCCAAGACGCCCAACTCGACGACGGCGCCCGCCTCCACATCGTGCACGGCGACATCAGCCGAGGCGGCCACATCATGGTCAACATCCGCAAATTCACCGGCGTCGCCTACCGCCAACTCCACCAACTCGTCGAACGCTCCATGCTCACCACCCAAGCAGCCAACTTCCTCACCGCCTGCGTAAACGCACAACTCACCATCGTGATCGCCGGCGCCCCCGGATCAGGCAAAACCACCCTCATGTCATGCTGCGCCGCCGAACTAGACCCCTCCCTACGCGTCGTTATCGCCGAAGAAGTCTTCGAAGCCGACGTCCCGCTGCCGAACGTGGCCAGCATGCAAACCCGGGCCGGTCGACCCGACCGACCGGCCGTTGACCTGCGCCGTCTGGTGGCCGGGTTTCTGCGCATGGCCCCCGATGTGGCCATCGTGGGCGAGGTTCGAGACCGCGAAGCGCTGCCGCTTCTGCTCACGTTGTCGTCGGGGGTGAAGGGCTTCACCACCATCCATGCCGGTTCGGCCCGCCAGGCCCTCACCCGGCTCCGATTCATTTGCCAGTTGTCGGACTCCTCCAGCGAACTCCCCCTCACCGCTCTCAACACCCTGGTCAGCGAGAGCATCGATGTTGTCGTGCATTGTGGACGGGGCGCCGACGGACCCCGAGTGACCGAAATCATCGCTGTAGAGGACCTCGCCGGCGGACCGGAAGCGGCCCAGTTCACCGTGACCCAGGTGTTTGATCGGCCCGGCACGGGCCAGGAACTCCACTGGTCAGGCAATGTTCCCGTCCGTATCGCACGGGCCCTGGCCGAAAGCGGCGCCGACCTCCATTCCCTTCTGCAGGGACGCCCCGGAGTGTCCCCATGA
- a CDS encoding LysM domain-containing protein: MMRPACRGVPVATGSLVALGWLDPAGPLPASGSWPDVDRWYETVGTTVATVTALRWVAMAVAGWLLAACVLQLIASLPGATGLRPLADRITPAVLRGIASVSLSAAVLATTPMLAGAGDAPGTATMHPSSLAATTTTTTLTPDPPPLAPSASAVPARTEPTIPSPVAHTVVRGESFWSIAAQRLTEVNGPPPSDQTVLAYWDRLVALNRTRLVDPSNADLIYAGQVLILPPTPP, from the coding sequence ATGATGCGCCCGGCCTGCCGGGGCGTCCCCGTGGCGACAGGCTCACTCGTGGCGCTGGGGTGGCTCGATCCGGCCGGCCCCTTGCCCGCTTCGGGGTCTTGGCCCGACGTAGACCGCTGGTACGAGACCGTGGGCACCACCGTGGCGACGGTGACGGCGTTGCGTTGGGTGGCCATGGCGGTCGCGGGATGGCTGTTGGCGGCCTGCGTCCTTCAACTCATCGCCTCGCTCCCGGGGGCCACGGGCCTGCGCCCCCTGGCCGATCGCATCACCCCGGCCGTCCTCCGCGGCATCGCTAGTGTGTCGCTCTCGGCGGCCGTACTGGCCACCACCCCCATGCTGGCCGGGGCCGGCGATGCCCCCGGAACCGCCACGATGCACCCGTCGTCACTGGCGGCAACAACGACGACCACCACGCTGACCCCGGACCCCCCTCCGTTGGCACCCTCCGCCTCCGCCGTTCCCGCCCGCACTGAACCCACGATCCCATCGCCGGTTGCCCACACCGTGGTGCGCGGTGAGAGCTTCTGGTCGATAGCCGCCCAGCGACTGACCGAGGTGAACGGCCCGCCTCCCAGCGATCAGACAGTGCTCGCCTACTGGGATCGCCTGGTGGCGCTGAACCGCACTCGCCTCGTGGACCCCTCGAACGCTGATCTCATCTACGCCGGTCAGGTGCTCATCCTGCCGCCCACCCCGCCCTGA
- a CDS encoding DNA-binding protein → MVSPSEIHWLSTQEAARRLGITTRTLYRFVDQGDLPAYRMGRVIRLKATDVDAFIDGSRIEPGTLDHLYPDTRPASS, encoded by the coding sequence ATGGTATCCCCCAGCGAGATCCACTGGCTATCCACCCAGGAAGCGGCACGGCGTCTGGGGATCACCACCCGAACCCTCTACCGCTTCGTCGATCAGGGCGACCTGCCCGCCTATCGCATGGGACGGGTGATCCGCCTCAAAGCCACCGATGTCGACGCTTTCATCGACGGATCCCGCATTGAGCCCGGGACCCTCGATCACCTCTATCCCGATACCCGTCCCGCA